The Micromonospora siamensis genome contains the following window.
CGCTGGGTCAGGCCGAGGACGTACTCGATCTGCTCGATCAGCAGCGTGACGTCGTAGCCGACGCCCCGGGTGCCGTACGAGCCGAGCTGGGAGAGGTCCTTGCGGAGCTTGGCGGAGTTCACCCCGGCGGCACCGGCCAGCCCTTCGCTGGAGACCGTCTCGTGCCCGGCCTCGGCGAGGTTGTGCAGGGCTCGGAGGTATTCCGGGAGCCGCGCGACGGTCGCCTCCGGCAGGTCCGGAAGCGCCGGTACGGCACCGGCGCGGCCGGGCGCGCCAGGGTGACGGTGCTGACTCATGAGACTCCGTGCGGTGCGATCCTCGGCCAGCTCCGGTGCCCGGCCGTTTCGGGACCCCCGCTCGCGACCGAGGTTGTCGGTCGTGCTAGCGGGGCGCGTCGGAACTACAGAGTAGGCGCTTGTGAAGACGTGCACAAATCGCGATCTTGCTGATCCGCGACGCCCCTCCACCAGCTCCTCCATTCCACAAGATCGATCCGGCGGCCTCCGCCGGCGCCGCTCGGCGATTATTGCTCAATTACGACTTCTCTGACCAATCGCGCGCGCGCCGTCGCGCAGAGTGACCGGAGCCCGGAAGCCGACCGACCACCGACGCCGACGAGGCAGGTAGGGACAACCCCACCCCCGATACACCGGCCCACAGGATGGGCCGAAACGGACAACCCTCCTAGCCTGAGCACATGACCGCCGTACCCCTGTCCGCTCCGACGCCGCTGCGCGGCACCGCCCGCCAACTCCTCCGGGACTCCGGGTACGTGCTGCTCGGCCTGCCGCTCGCGATCGCTGGCTTCGCCGCCGCCGTGGTGGGAATCTCACTCAGCGCCGGCCTTCTGGTCACCACGCTAGGCCTGCCCGTCCTCGCCGGCACCCTCTACGTTGCGCGTGCGCTGGCCGACGTCGAACGCTTCCGGCTCCCCGCCGTGCTGCGCCAGCCCCGGGTACGCCCCGACTACCTGGCCCCACCGGCCGGGGGCGGCTACTGGCGCCGCGTCTTCATCCCGATGCGCGACGCGCAGTCCTGGCTCGATCTCGCCCACGGGCTGTTCAAGCTGCCCGTGGCGCTGCTCACCCTCGTACCCCTGGTGGTCTGGTGGGCGCTCGCGCTCACCGGCACGCTCTACTGGGCGTACGACTGGGCCATCCCCCGGGGCCCCGACGACCAGGACCTCAGTCAGCTGCTCGGGATGGGCGACGGCGCCACCGCGCGTATCGCGCTGAACACCGCGATCGGGCTGTTCGCCCTGCTCACCCTGCCGCTGATGGCCCGCGGCTGCGCGCTGCTCCAGGCATCCTTCGCCCGGGCCCTGCTCACCGGCGTGGCCGAGGTACGCAACCGGATCAGCACCCTGGAGGAGCAGAAGCGGGCCGCCGCCTCCGCCGAGGCGACCGCCCTGCGCCGGCTGGAACGCGACATCCACGACGGCCCGCAGCAGCGGCTGGTCCGCCTCGCCATGGACCTGAGCCGGGCCCGGCACCAGCTCGCCGCCGACCCGGAGGCGGCCGGCCGCACCCTCGACGAGGCCGTCACCCAGGCCCGGGAGACCCTCGACGAGCTGCGCGCCCTGTCCCGGGGCATCGCCCCGCCGATCCTCGTCGACCGCGGCCTGCCCAGCGCACTGGCCGCCCTGGCCGGCCGCTCCCTGGCCCCGGTGGAGCTGGCCGTCGACCCGGAACTCTGCACGCCCACCGGGCGGCTCGACCCGGCGGTGGAGAACACCGCCTACTTCGTGGTCGCCGAGGCGCTCACCAACGTCGCCAAGCACAGCGGGGCGACCACCAGCCGGGTCACCGTCACCCGTCGGTTGGGCCGGCTGGAGGTCGAGGTCACCGACGACGGGATGGGCGGCGCGCACCTGGCCAAGGGGCACGGCCTGGCCGGGCTCGCCGACCGGGTCCGGGCGGTCGGGGGCACGCTCGACCTGACCAGCCCGGCCGGAGGCCCGACCGCGCTGCACGTCGAACTGCCCCGGTGAGCGGGCTCCGGCCGGCCGGCCCCCGGGCGCGGCGGCGCCGGCCCGACCCGGGCTGCGGCGGGCCCGGCGGCGCGAGGTGGTAGACACCGTGGGCATGCGGGTGGTGATCGCGGACGACGCCGTACTGCTCCGGGAGGGGCTGGTCCGGCTGCTGACCGAGTTCGGGCACCAGGTGGTGGCCGCGGTCGGCGACGGTGACGCCCTGGTGGCGGCGGTGGTGGAACACCGGCCGGACGTGTCGCTGGTGGACGTCCGGATGCCCCCCACGCACACCGACGAGGGGCTGCGGGCGGCGGTCACGGCCCGCCGGCTGGTCCCGCGTACGCCGGTCCTGGTGCTCTCCCAGTACGTCGAGGTGTCGTACGCCGACGACCTGCTGGCCACCACCGGCGGCGCCGGCGGCGGCGGGATCGGCTACCTGCTCAAGGACCGGGTGGCCGCGATAGACGAGTTCCTGGACGCGCTGGCCCGGGTGGCCGCCGGCGGCACCGTGCTGGACCCGGAGGTGGTCGCCCAGCTGCTGGTCCGCCGCCGCCGCGACGACCCGCTGGCCGCGCTGACCCCCCGCGAGCGCGAGGTGCTGGCCCTGATGGCCGAGGGCCGCTCGAACACCAGCATCGCGCGGACCCTGGTCGTCAGCGACGGTGCGGTGGAGAAGCACGTCCGCAACATCTTCACCAAGCTCGGCCTCTCCCCCGACCCCACCACCCACCACCGCCGCGTCCAGGCCGTCCTCACCTACCTCCACCCCTGACCCACCCGGCACCGCGGGCTGCCGAGGGGGTCAGGGGAGGGTTCGGGCGAGGGTCACCGCCTGGGTGAGGGTGTCGGCGACGGGGTGGGGGGTGGTGCGGAGGGTTTCCGGGTGGGT
Protein-coding sequences here:
- a CDS encoding sensor histidine kinase, coding for MTAVPLSAPTPLRGTARQLLRDSGYVLLGLPLAIAGFAAAVVGISLSAGLLVTTLGLPVLAGTLYVARALADVERFRLPAVLRQPRVRPDYLAPPAGGGYWRRVFIPMRDAQSWLDLAHGLFKLPVALLTLVPLVVWWALALTGTLYWAYDWAIPRGPDDQDLSQLLGMGDGATARIALNTAIGLFALLTLPLMARGCALLQASFARALLTGVAEVRNRISTLEEQKRAAASAEATALRRLERDIHDGPQQRLVRLAMDLSRARHQLAADPEAAGRTLDEAVTQARETLDELRALSRGIAPPILVDRGLPSALAALAGRSLAPVELAVDPELCTPTGRLDPAVENTAYFVVAEALTNVAKHSGATTSRVTVTRRLGRLEVEVTDDGMGGAHLAKGHGLAGLADRVRAVGGTLDLTSPAGGPTALHVELPR
- a CDS encoding LuxR C-terminal-related transcriptional regulator — its product is MRVVIADDAVLLREGLVRLLTEFGHQVVAAVGDGDALVAAVVEHRPDVSLVDVRMPPTHTDEGLRAAVTARRLVPRTPVLVLSQYVEVSYADDLLATTGGAGGGGIGYLLKDRVAAIDEFLDALARVAAGGTVLDPEVVAQLLVRRRRDDPLAALTPREREVLALMAEGRSNTSIARTLVVSDGAVEKHVRNIFTKLGLSPDPTTHHRRVQAVLTYLHP